DNA from Comamonas serinivorans:
AGACGCTGCTGTCCGGCATGGGCGAGCTGCAGCTGGAGGTGGCCATCGAAGCGCTGCGCGCCGAGCACGGCGTGTCGCTGAACGTGGGGCGCCCGCAGGTGGCCTACCGCGAGACGGTGGCCGGCACGGCCGAGCTGACGCATGTGCACAAAAAGCAGAGCGGCGGCCCGGGCCAGTTCGCGCAGCTCACGCTGGCGGTGCGGCCGCTGTCGCGCGGCGACGGGGTGCGGTTCGAGAGCCGCATCACGGGTGGTGCGGTGCCGCGCGAGTTCATCCCGGCCGTGGAGGCCGGGGTGCGCCGCGCTGCGCAGGCCGGCGTGCTCGCGGGCTACCCGGTGGTGGACTTCGAGGTCGTGCTGAGCGATGGCGCGTTCCACGAACGCGACTCGTCGGCCATGGTGTTCGAGCTGGCGGCGGCCAGCGCGACCCGGGCCTTGCTGACCAAAGCCGAGCCGCGGCTGCTGGAGCCCGTGATGGCGGTCGAGGTGGTGTCGCCGCCCGAGTACCTGGGCGCGGTCATCGGTGACCTGAACCGGCGCCGCGGCCTCGTCACCGGGCAGGCGCAGCGCGGGGCGGCCAGCGTGGTGAACGCGCAGGTGCCGCTGGCGGAGATGTTCGGCTACATCGGTCAGCTGCGCGCGCTCAGTTCGGGCCGGGCCAGCTACACCATGCAGCTGGACGGCTACCAGGTGGCGCCCGACCGCGTGGTGGCGGCGCTGCGCGAAGGCGACGCCGCCGTGGCGCATTGAGCGCTGGGCGCACGTTGCGCCAGATGTGCAAAGGGGCAGGCCCGGTGGGCCTGCCCTTTTTTTGCCGCCAGTGGGAAGGGTTAAATTCGACCCATTCAAAATATCATGGAGTATCGGTTGATTGCCGTTTATTTGAAAACGGCAATGTCCTCATACTCCATGAAAATTGACAGCGTCTGGCACCGCTGAGCCCGGGCTCAGAACTCGAAGTTGGCCGAGACCCAGAGCGTGCGGCCCGACGGCGCCGTGCCCTTGACCGACTGCGCCGTGCGGTAGTAGGGGCTGCCCACCACGGTTTCGCCCGCGGTGTTGATCCAGGTGCGGTAGCCGCTGAAGTCCTTGTCGAACAGGTTGTAGATGCTGGCGTTGATCGTCGCGTTGCGCGACACCTTGTAGCCGCCGCCCAGGTGGAACAGCGCGTAGCCCTTGAGGTCGCCCAGCGCCTGCTGCTCGAGGCGGCTGTTGCCGGTCAGCGCGCCCGGGTCGCCGTCGAAGCGGCGGCTCTTGCCGCGGTACTCGCCGCGCAGCCAGACGTTGGCGCGCTCGTTCACGGCCCAGTTCAGCTGCAGGTTGGCCACGTGCTTGGCGGTGTCGCTGAGCTTGCCGCTCTTGATGCCATCGACCACGGCCTCGCTGTCGGTCCAGGTGTAGTTCAGGTTGAGCGTCAGGTCCTTGGACAGCGGCACGCGCGTGCCCAGCTCCAGGCCCCAGGTCTTGCCCTCGTCGATGTTGACGGCGTAGTCGGCCGTGGGGTTGGCCGCGCAGCTGGAGATCCACACCGTGCCGCAGTTGCCGCCGCTGCTGATGCGGTTCTTGATCTTGTTGTGGAACAGCGTGGCCGAGCTGGTCCAGCCGGCCTGGTTGTCGTAGAGCACGCCCAGCTCGGTGCTGGTGCTGGTCTCGGGCTTGAGCGTGGGGTTGCCGATGCTGATGACCGTGCCCTGGCCCGTGACCCCGCTGGCGCCGTCGATGAGCTGGTTCAGGCGCGGGGCGCGGAAGCCGCGGCTCACGCCGCCCTTGACCGTGAGGGTGGGGCTGGCGTTCCAGACGGCATAGGCGCGCGGGCTGAATTCGCCGCCAAAGGTTTCGTGGCGGTTGTAGCGCGCGCCAAAGGTGGCGGTCACGCTCTCGGCCAGGCGCCATTCGTCTTCGGCGAACACGGCCCACATCTTCTGGCCGTATTTGCCAGGCAGCAGACCGTCCTTGAACGAGGCATCCCACCATTGCGCGCCCGTGGTCAGCACGTGGGCATCGCCAATCGGGCTCACCAGCTTGGTGTCGACCACGGTGTTCACGGTCTTGAGCTGGCGGTGCTGGCCGACCGAGGGGTCACCCACGGGCACAGCCGCCGACGGGATGGTGCGGCCCAGCGTTTCGGTGGTGCTGCGCATGACGCTGGACTCCAAGCGGCCGAAGGCGAAGCGGCTGTTGTGGCCGAGCGAGAACTGCTCGCGGTTGAAGCGCATGTGGTCGCGGTAGCCCGGCACCGCCGTGGCGGGTGCACCCGTGGTGCAGTTGACGTAGTCGACGTTGCCCAGGCGGCAGTCGCTGTTGTCGTACCAGGTGTGGCCGCTTTCGCCGTCGAGCCAGAACTGGTGGTCGCGGTGGGGGGTGAACGAGAGCTTGGCGCCCAGCGTGTGCTGGCGGCTCTTGGCCGGGCGGGCGTCGCGCCCCACGCCTTCCCAGATGCGGTCCGAGTCGCCGCGGTTGGCCACGTTGCCGCGAATGGCCAGGCCCAGGGTGTCCTGCACGATGGGCCCGCTCAGGTAGAAGTTGAGCTTTTGCTGGCTGCTTTCGCCGCTGTGTTCGGGCACGCCGAACTGGACGCTGGCCGAGCCGCCCCAGGTCTTGGCCACCTTGCGCGTGATGATGTTGACCACGCCGCCCATGGCGTCCGAGCCATACAGGGTGGACATCGGGCCGCGGATCACCTCGATGCGCTCGATCGCCGACATGGGCGGCAGCAGGCTGTTCAGCGCGGCGCCAAAGCCGTTGGGCGTCACATCGCCCGCCACGTTCTGGCGGCGGCCGTCGATCAGCACCAGCGTGTAGTCGCTGGGCATGCCGCGGATGCTGATGTCCAGCCCGCCGGTCTTGCCGGTGCTGCCGCGCACGTCCACGCCTTCCACCGACTGCAGGGCTTCGGCCAGGTCGCGGTAGGGCGTGGTCTCGAGCTGCTGGCGCGTGATCACGGCGATCGAGGCCGGCGCCTGCTTGAGTTCCTGCTCAAACCCCGACGCGGTGATCACCACTTCTTCCAGGGTGGCATTCGAAGCCTCTTGGGCACAGGCAAAGCCAGACGACAGGGCGGCCGCAAGGGCGGCGGCCTGGGTGCGTGACGGACGGGAAGCGGCGGCAGGGTGCATGGGGGAAAGCGGGTGGGTTGAGGTTAAAAGTTACATTTTAATGAGAATTGTTTGTATTTCCTGTCAATTCCCTGCAGATCAAGGCCTTTTGGCGGAATTGGGTGAATGTGACAAGTTGTGTTAGTTGCGAGGCAATCGGCCGCCTGGCGCCATCGCTCGTTCAGGGGCCCCGAATGGCACCGCGTGCGCCGCCCTGAGGGCAGGCGGGTGTCGGAGTCGTGGGGGCCGAGCCGCGCCAAGCCGGCATCTGGCAGGGCGCCCCGAAAACACCAGCGGGCCCGTCCGCGCCTGCTTGGCCCTTGGCAACCCGGGGACGCCCTGCGTTGTGTTCAGGCCTGGCCGGTGTCACAACCCGCGCCGCCCAGTGCCCGCCGCAAGGCAGGCCCGGATCAGGCCCGCCGGCGGCCGCCGCGGTACATGCCGCTGGCTTTGCGGTCCAGCGCGCCTTGTGACTTGAGCAGGGCCAGCCCGGTGCTGGCGTGGGCGTGGGCGATGGCCAGCCCCAGGGCGTCGGCGGCGTCGGCGCGCGGGGCCTTGGGCAGCTTGAGCAGGCGCTGCACCATGGCCTGCACCTGGGCCTTGGCGGCGCGGCCGTGGCCGGCCACGGCCAGCTTCATCTGCAGCGCGGTGTATTCGGCCACGGGCAGGTCGCAGCTGACGAGGGCGGTGAGGCAGGCGCCACGCGCCTGGCCCAGCAGCAGCGTGGCCTGGGGGTCGACGTTGACGAAGACGATTTCGACCGAGGCCACCTCGGGCTGGTAGCGCGCATGCACCTCGCGGATGCCGTCGTACAACACGCGCAGGCGACCGGGCAGGTTGCCCAGCTCCACCTCCAGCGTGGAGATGACGCCGCTGGCCACGTAGGTGAGCCGGGGGCCGTCGGTGTCGATGACGCCGAAGCCGGTGTTGCGCAGGCCGGGGTCAATGCCAAGGATGCGCATGCGGGTTTTGAGGCAAAATGGATGCAGTATCCATGGATGGTCGTTTGAATGAGAACGAGGATGGCTGGATACTGCGTGTCGTCAAAAGGAGATTCACGGCGGCGTCACCTGCTGCATGCGCGCGGCGATGCGGGCGCTCTGGCGCTGCACATAGGCCGAGTTGGGGCGTTGCTCGAAGAACTTGGGGCGCGGCAGCATCACGGCCAGGCGGGCCGCCTCGGCGCGCGTCAGCGCGCTGGCGGGCTTGTTGAAGTAGCGCCGCGCGGCGGCTTCGGCGCCGAACACGCCTTCGCCCCACTCGACGTTGTTGAGGTAGACCTCGAGGATGCGGCGCTTGGACAGCACGGTTTCCAGCTCCTTGGTCAGCACCAGCTCCTGGGCCTTGCGCGGGTAGCTGCGCTCGCTCGACAGCCAGAGGTTCTTGGCCAGCTGCTGGGTGATGGTCGAGCCGCCGCGGATTTTCACGTTGCCCACGGGCTGATCGGCCTCGGCGCGCTTTTCAGCGGCCTCCATCGCCTTGGCGTTGCGGTCCCAGGCCTTTTCGATGGCCTCCCATTCCACGCCCGAATGCTCGGTGAAGCGCGCGTCTTCCGAGGCCATCACGGCGCGCTTGAGGTGGTCGGAGATCTGGCCATACGGCACCCACTGCTGGCGCCACGGGCGCGGCTGATCGCCGATGGCCAGGCGCCAGATCTCGCTGCGCTGAAAGGCCGTGGATTCGGGCGCGACGACGGTGGCCAGGCCCACCCGCAGCGCGAAATACAGCTGCAGGCCGATGGCGGCCAGCACCAGCAGCACGAGGAGGCGGCCCACGTCCGCCCGGCGGCTGCCCGAAGGCGCCGATGCCGCGTCGCGCGCTGCGCCGCGGCCCGTGGCGGCGAGGCTGAACACGCCGCCCGTCTGGCGCAGCCGCTCGCACCAGGGGCAGCGCTTGCGGACCGCCGGTGCCGGGCGCGCACTCGCGCGGGGGGGCTGGCTGGGGCCAGTCTGGCCGGGCAGCCGGGTTCGCAGGGGAGAGGCCAACATGGTCAAACGGTGGGAGGGCAAGCGGTGGCGAGCCCCGGAGTGTGCCAGCTTGCGGGGGCGTTGCCCGGCTCGGCCGCCGGGCGCAGGCGTGTGTCACGCGGTGGGCCGGGCTGCCCTGCGCCAGGCTGCGCGGCCAGTCGCGCGGGCTGGCGCTGAACGGCGCGCTGGCGGTTGCGGATCGACGACCCGCGCAAGCGCCTGGGGCCCCGGCTCAGGCCGCTGCGGCGCGCGTGGCCTCGTAGGCCTTGGCGTTGGTGTAGGCCAGCTTCAGCAGCGGCACGGCGATGCCGGCCTGCTCGGCGTGGGCCACCATGTCGCCGATGATGGCGTCGGCCTCGATGCGCTGGCCGGCCTGCATGTCGCGCAGCATGGAGGCCGTGAGCGCGCTGTCTCGGTCGTTCAGCAGGGCCAGGCGTGACGCGAACCCCGGGCCGGGCGCATGCCCGTGGGCCGCGGCCACGGCCAGGCATTCGGCCACCAGGGCCTGGATGAAGTCGGCGCCGCCGGGCGCCTGCAGGATGGGGCCGACGGCCGTGCGCATCAGCGTGGTGGGCGCGGCCAGGGCCGTGATGAACACCCACTTTTCCCACATGTCCTGCAGCACCTGGGTCGAGGCGCGGGCGTCGACGTCCACCGACCGCAGCAGCTGGACGAAGGCCTCGGCCGTGGCCTGGCCGGCGGCATCGCGCGCGCCCACCACCATGGCCTGGCCTGGGTGCAGCTGCACGATGTCGCGCTGCGCGTTCAGCGTGGACGAGATCTGGCACAGGCCGCCGAACACGCGGGCTGGGCCGAATTCGGCGTCCAGCACGGCCAGGTGCTGCAGGCCGTTGAGCAGCGGCACGATGACCGTGGCCGGGCCGACGGCGGGGCGGATGCTGGCGATGCAGCTCGCCAGGTCGTAGGCCTTGCAGCTCAGCAAGATGAGGTCGAAGGGCGTGTTCAGGGTGTCGGCGCGCACCGTGGGCGGCTGGGGCAGCGTCACGTCGCCGCGCGGGCTGACGATGACCAGGCCACGCGTGGCCAGCTCCTGCGCGCGCTGCTCGCGCACCAGGAAGGTGATGTCATGGCCGGCCTGCAGCAGCCGGCCGCCGAAATACCCGCCGACCGCGCCGGCCCCCACCACCAGAATCTTCATGCTGCACTCCATGTTGTTGGGCAATGGGCGGAGTATGTGCCGATTGCCGTTCGATGATCATTGGAAGCGGTTGGATACTGCTTGATATCCGTATCCGTATCCGTATCCGTATCCGTATCCGTATCCGTATCCGTATCCGTATCCGTATCCGTATCCTCAGCCGGCCTGGGCACGCAGCGCCTGCAGCACCGGGGCCGTGGGCGGGCGCACGCCGCGCCACAGGGCAAAGGCCTCGGCGGCCTGCTCGACCAGCATGCCCAGCCCGTCGCGGGTGTGCGCGCCGTGGGCGGCGGCCCAGTCGAGGAACGCGCGGGCGGCCTGGCCGTACATCAGGTCGACGACCAGGGTGCGCGGGCCGATGACGCTGGCCGCCACCGGGCTGGCCGCGCCGGCCAGGCTGCTGGACGAGGCGTTGAGCACCACGTCGAAGGCCTGCGCCAGCGGCGCGCCCGCCAGGCCGCAGGCGCCGAGTGGCACGCCCAGGCGCGCGGACAGCGGGCCGTGGCGGGCCACCAGGTCCTCGGCCGTGGCCACGGTGCGGTTGGCCACCACCACCTCGGCCGGCCGCTCGGCCAGCAGCGGGCCCAGCACGCCGGCGCCGGCGCCGCCCGCGCCGATCAGCAGCACGCGCTGGCCGGCCAGGGCCCAGCCGGCGCCCTGGGTGATGTCGGCCATCAGGCCCAGGCCGTCGGTGTTGTCGCCAAACAGCCGGCCGTCGGCGCGCCGCACCAGCGTGTTGCAGGCCCCGGCCAGCTGCACGCGTTCGCTGGTCTCGTCGGCCAGGCGGGCGGCCTCGAGCTTGAAGGGCACCGTGATGTTGCAGCCCCGACCGCCCTCGGCGAAGAAGGCCTGCGCGGTGGCTGCAAACCCGTCCAGCGGGGCCAGCAGCCGGTCGTAGGCCATGGCCTGGCCGGTGAGCTGCGCAAACTGGGTGTGGATGTGCGGCGACAGGCTGTGGGCAATCGGGTTGCCCATCACGCAGTAGCAGTCGGGTGAGGCGGTGGTCATGTCGGTGTGATGGGGTATCTGGCGATCACCGTTTCATGGTCAACGGCAGTGCCTGCATACTGCTGAATGAGGTGGCAAGCGTCAGCTGTCGCCCATGAGCTGCGTCTGCAGCGTCTGGTCGCGCGTGAAGGTGAAGCGGGAGACGACGACGATCTGGTCGGCGCGCTTGCGCATGGCGGGCTCAAAGCCCTCGAACGGGCCGGCACTGCGCGCGATGGCCATGGCGCGGCGGTCCAGCGTGGGGTTGCCGCTGGACTCGGCCACGTCCACGGCCAGCACGCGGCCATCGTGGTTCACGGTCATCATCATGGTGAGCGAGCCGTAGAGCTTCTGGCCGCCGACCTCGGGGAAGTTGGCCGTGCCCTGGGTCTCGATCTTGCGGCGCAGCGCGTCGTAGTACTGCGCGTAGACCACCTCGCGCGTGGCGGGGCTGATGAAGCGCTTCTTGGGGCGGGCGTTTTCCTCGGCCACGCGGCGCTCGATCTCGGCCAGCAGCTTGAACAGCTGCTGGCGCTTGTCCTCGCGCGCCAGGCGTTCGGCGTCTTGACCGGGCTGGCTGGGGTCGGGCGCGTGCATGCCGGCCAGCTGGCTGCGCACCTGGTCCAGCATCAGGTTCTGCTGCTGCAGCATCTCGTCGATCTGGCGCTGCGTTTCCTCGTTGATGACGTCGCCCATCTGCGTGACGGCCGAGGGCGGCAGGGGCGAGGTGGCGCGCTTGTTCGGGTCGGCGTCGTCGCCGCCGCCGGCCAGGTTGGCCTGGGCCAGCGCCTGGGCCCGCTCGGGCACCTCGTCGGACTGGCTGTTGACCAGGATCACGTCGAGCGGCGCCTCGTCGAACAGGCGCTCGAAGTCCACGGTCTGCGCAAAGCGCGTGGTCAGCACCACGGCGTGCACGGCCAGGGACGCCAGCAGGCAGAGCTGGAAAACCGACAGTTTCTTGAGCGAGGGGATGTTCACGGCGGACGATTATCCCGTGTGTGCCGGCCCGCGCCGCGCCGCCCGGCCGCGGTGTGCGCCCAGGCCCGGCCGCGGGCCGGCCGGCAGTGCGGAACGGCGGCGCCGGGCCATGGCTCAGGACGGCGTGGGGGCCGGGGTGTCCGCGCCTTCGGCCTCGTTCACGTCCATGGCGATGTGCAGCGGGCCGGCCTGGGGCGCGTCCTCGTCCTCGTCCTCGTCGGCCGAGGTGACGACGTCGTCCAGGCGTTCGAGCACGGTGCCGTTCACGTCCAGGCTGATCAGGTCGACCTGGCCCAGGGCCACGCGCACGTGCGCGCCGCGCGCCAGCAGCTGGCTGCCCATGACGGGGAAGACCAGTGGCAGGTCATCGGCACGCACCAGCCAGGCGCCGCCGGGCAGGTCTTTGATGACGGCGCCCGTCAGCTCCGTGAGGCCGGCCTGCTGCAGGTGGCGCAGCGTCCAGAAGCGCTCCATCTGCGCCTGGTTGCCGTTGTAGGCGCTGTAGGCGGTGTCGAAGCTGCTGACGATGGAGAACAGGCTGGCGTCCTTGGGCTTGAAGGGCGCGGCCAGCGCGGCGGTGGCCCCGTGGCGCGCGGCGGCAATCAGCTGCCACTGGTTGACCAGGTCGACGTAGCGGCGCAGGGGCGAGGTGCTCCAGGCATAGCTCTTCACGCCGATGCCGGCATGCGGCAGTGCCTTGGTGCCCATGCGGACCTTGACGCCGGGCGCCATGCTGGCCTGGCTGCGGTAGATGCCGGGCACGCCCAGCTCACCCAACCAGGTGCCCCAGGTGCTGTTGGCCAGGATCATGGCTTCGGAGACGATCAGGTCCAGCGCTTCGCCACGCGGGCGTACGCTGATCTGCACCGTCTCGTCGCCGGTCGGCACCGCGTCGTCGGCGTCGGGGTTCTGGCCGACCAGCTTGAAGCTGTAGTCGGGCCGGTTGAAGTTCTCGGGCTTGCCACGCACCTGTTCGCGCTGGGCCTTGAGGTGGCGCGCCAGCCGGTGCAGGAACGACAACTCGGGACGCAAATGGGTCAGGCGCGCCAGCGTCGCCTCGTCCAGGTGGGGGGCCACCGTGGGGCTGTCGGTTTCCAGCCACTCGGGCGTGACCACGCCGCCGAGCTTGTCGTGGCGCAGGTTGGCGTAGATGGGCACCTGCTCGAGCAGCGTGCGCTGGCCGGTGATGGCCAGGCTGGCCTCGTCGAAGGTGACGTAGAGCGAAATGGCCGGGCGCGGCACGCCTTCGCCCAGCGTGTAGGCCTCCACGACCTCGTCGGGCAGCATGGTGATCTTGTAGCCCGGCATGTAGACCGTGGACAGGCGCTGGCGCGCCACGGCGTCCAGCGGGCTGTCGGGCCCGAAGGCCAGGCCGGGCGCGGCGATGTGCACGCCCACCGTGACCGTGCCCGAACCCAGGCCCTGCACCGAGAGCGCATCGTCGATTTCCGTTGTCGAGGAGTCGTCGATGGAGTAGGCCTGCACGCTGGCCAACGGCAGCGTGTCGGTGATGGCCGGGGCCGAGAGCGGCGGGAAGCCCGTGCCCTTGGGGAAGTGTTCGAACAGGAAGCGCTGCCAGTGGAACTGGTAGGGCGAGCTGATGGCGCCGGCCGCCTGCAGCAGCGTCAGCGGCGGCTTTTGCGTGGCCTTGGCGGCCTGCACCACGGCCTTGTACTCGGGCGCGTTCTTGTCGGGCCGGAACAGGATCTTGTAGAGCTGCGTGGCCACGGGTTCGGGGCACTGCCCTTGCGCCAGCTGTTGGGCCCAGGTGTCGATCTCGGCCTGGATGCGGGCTTTCTTCTCGATGGCCGCCAGGGCCTGCTGCACGATCTCGGCCGGCGCCTTCTTGAAGCGGCCCTTGCCCGCGCGGCGGAAGTAATGCGGGGCCTCGTGCAGCGCGAACAGCGCCGCCACCTGCTGTGCCAGGCTGGGCGCGTCGCCGAAGTAGTCGGCCGCGAGGTCGGCAAAGCCGAATTCGTCGTCGGGGGCAAATTCCCAGGCCAGCGCCAGCTCGATGCTGGGCACCAGCTGCTGGGCCTGCGCGATCAGCTCGCCGGGGCCGGGCTTGTCGAAGCGCAGCAGTTGGTTGGCGCTTTTGACCTTGACGCGCTTGCCCGAGTCGAGCTCGACCTGGGCGGATGCCTCGGCTTCGGAAAGGATGCGGCCGGCCAGGAACTTGCCGGCTTCGTCGAATAAAACATTCATGAGGGGATGGATTGTCCCATCACTGATGGCCGGGACCGCGGCCGCAGGCCCGGTGCCCCCACGGCCTGTCCCAGGTCCAGGCCGATGCGCACCATGCGCAGGGCATCGGCGGCGGCGCGCTCCAGCCAGTGCGGCGAGCGGGCCATGGCCTCGTCCAGCGAGCAGGGGCCTGGCACGATGCTGGCGCAGGCGTCGATGCCGTGCGCCAGGTTGAGGTCGGCGCCCGGGCCCAGGGTGCCGGCCAGCGCGATCACCGGCAGGCCGCGCAGCTTGGCGCGGCGCGCGACCTCGGCCGGCACCTTGCCGTAGGGCGTTTGTGCGTCCAGGCTGCCCTCGGCCGTGATGACGAGGTCGGCCCGGTCGAGCAGCTCGTCCAGCTGCAGGTCGTTCATGACGATGTCAAAGCGCGGGTGCAGGCGGCCGCCCAGCAGGGCCGCCACGCCGGCGCCCAGCCCGCCCGAGGCGCCAGCGCCCGGGGCCTGGCCGATGGCTTGGCCCAGGTCGCGGTGGATGACCTCGGCCCAGCGCGTCATGGCCAGGTCCAGCTGGTCGACCTGCGCGGGCGTGGCGCCTTTTTGCGGGCCGAAGACCCGGGCCACGCCGCGCGGGCCCAGCAGCACGTTGTGCCAGTTGACGGCGGCGTCGAGCTGCACCTGCTGCAGGCGCGGATCCAGCCCCGACAGGTCGATGCGGTGCAGGCGCGCCAGCTCGCCGCCGCCGGGACCCAGCTCGCGCCCCTGGGCGTCGAGCAGCCGCGCGCCCAGGGCCTGCGCCATGCCGGCGCCGCCGTCGTTCACGCCCGAGTCGCCGCAGCCGAGCAGGATGCGCTCGGCACCCGCGTCGAGTGCCGCACGGATCAGCTCGCCCACGCCGCGGCTGGTGGTCAGCATGGGGTTGCGGCGCTCGCGCGGCACCAGGCGCAGGCCGGCCGCGGCGGCCATTTCGATGACGGCGGTGCGGTGGCGGTTGCCCAGCAGGCCGAAGAACGACGGCAGGCTGTCGCCCAGTGGGCCGGTCACGCGCACCGGGATCAGCCGCCCCTGGGTGGCCTGCACCAGCGCCTGGGTGAAGCCTTCGCCGCCATCGGCCAGGGGCGCGGTCAGCACCTCGGCGTCGGGCATGGCCTGCTGCACGCCCCGGGCGAGGTGGCAGGCCACCGATTCGGCCGACAGGTTTTCCTTGAAGCCCGACGGGGCAACCAGCACGGTCAGGGCAGGGCGGCGGGACATGGCGTTCTCCTGAGGTGGGCGGCGACGCGCTGCCCATGTCCTCACCAACGCCCCCGGGCCGGCTTTATTCCTGCAGATGCAAAGTGTTGCAAATGCAGGTCGGCTTTGAGGAAGGTGCTGGAGGGGTATTCCCCGTTTTCGATGAGCAATTGATCGAGGGTGGCGAATACTGCCTGTCTTGTAGGCAGGCTTGTTCGCTGGATACGCGACCTGTTCGCCGCGTGGTTCGGCGCGCGACCGGCAGCCTCGGTTCCTTCGCGCGCCGGGGTGAGGCACGCCCCCTCAGCGCAGCCCCAGCGCCGGCCACACCCATAGCGCGTGCACCAGCAGCCACAGCACCAGGGCCGGGGCCAGCACGCTGGCCAGGCGCAGCAGGTCGGCCGGTGTGAACCCGCCCGGCACGCGCGCGAACACCGCCACCGGTTTGGCGCTGGCGCTCAGGGTCTGGCAAAAGCCCGTGCCCTGCACCACCAGCATGGCCAGCAGCGCCGGGTTCAGGCCGGTGGCTGCGAGCGGCAGCACCACGGTGGGCAGCAGCACCACGGCGCGGGCCGTGCGCGAGGGCACGACCCCATGCGCCAGCACGGCCACCACGGCCGCCAGCGCATACAGCGTGCCGGGCGCGGCCTGCGACAAGGCCAGCCCGTTCAGCGCCTGCGCGGCCAGGGCGGATGCGGCGCCGCTGGTCAGCAGCGCCTCGCCCAGCACCTGGCTGGCGGCCATGAACAGCAACAGCCGCCACTCGACCTGGCGCAACACGCGCCCCGGCTGCAGCCCGGTGCCGCCGGTGAGGACGGCCAGCGCCGCGATCACGGCCACCGCGGCCGGCTGCAGCCCCAGCGTGGCGCCGGTGGCCCAGCCCAGCACCGCCAGCGCGGCGATGGCGGCCACGGGCCGCTGCGCGTGCGTCCAGGGCGTGGGTGCGGCGGGGGCGGCCAGCGGTGTGGCGACGGTCACGCGTTGCCGGCGCTCGGCGGGTGGCACGGCCCGCAGGATGACGGCCGTGGCCAGCGCGCAGCTGCCCAGCGCAAACGGGCCGGCCAGCCGCAGCCAGTCCAGCCAGTGCCATGCGGGGCCGCCCTGGGTGCGCACGAAGTCCAGCGTGACCAGGTGGGCGCCGGCGCCCGTCAGCACACCGCCGGCCGACAGCAGGATGACCGTGGGGCACAGCAGCGCCAGGGCACGCGCCTGGGCGGGCGACAGGTGGGGCATCAGCCCCAGGCACAGCGGCAGCAGCAGGGCCGCCCGGGCCGAGGTCGAGGGGATGACGAAGGCCGTGGCCGCGATGAGCAGCGTCAGCCGCCCACACAGACTGTCAAAGCGCTGGCCGTCGGCGCCCAGGCCCAGGCGCAGCAGCCGCTCGGCCACGCCGCTGAGGCGCAGCGCGGCTGACAGCACGAAGGCGCCCGCCATCAGCCAGAGCAGCGGGTCGACCACGGTGGCGGCCAGCGTGAGCGGCGACACGACCTGCAGGCCGACAAGCGCCAGGCAGGCCGCGACGGCGACCGGCGTGTCGGCCCAGCGCAGCACGGTCCAGGCGATGAGGCAGGCCAGGGCCGCCAGCAGGCTGAGGCGGGCGGGCCACGGCCAGCCCGGCAGCTGCAGGATGGCCGCGGTGCTGGCCAGGCCGAGCGCGGCGGCCAGGGCCAGGCGTCCTGTGGGCAGCGCATGGGCTGCGGCGGGGGCGGTGCGGGCGCCGCAGCCCGCGGGGGTGCCGCTGACCGGGCAGGCCCTGGCGCCGGCAACCCGACGGACGCCTTGGTCCGCGCCGGAATGGGCAGTGCCAGGGCTGGAGCCGGGACCGGCGTGGGGGCGGCGCAGGAACATCGTCATGCCTGGGATGACGGGCCAGCGCACGATGTATTCCATCGGTCGGCCAGTTTTCATCAGAAATGGGGGTATGGACCATTTTTCGTTCATCATCAAACGGAAGTGGATGGATACCTCTTCCCAGGATGGTCAGTGCACGGCGCACCAGCGCTGCACCTGCAGCAGCCCGTGGCCAAAGGTTCGGTCGTGGCCGGGCGGGCCCAGGTCGCTGGCCTGGGTGGCCAGCGCCTGCGCCACGGACGCGGGCGGCGTGTGGGTCAGCAAGGTGGCCACGGCCGCCGTCACCACGGGGGCCGCGAACGAGGTGCCGCTGCGCGCCCGGGCCCGGCCGCTGGCGGCGGTCTGCAGGCCCACGCCGGGCGCGGCCAGGTCGACGTGGGCCCCGCGGCCGGCGCGGGGGTAGATGCGGTTGCCGGCATCGACGGCCGTGACGCCGATCACCTGGGGAAACGCGGCCGGAAACTGCGGCGCGGCGCCTGGGCCGCGGTTGCCCACGGCCGCGACGGTGACGA
Protein-coding regions in this window:
- a CDS encoding energy transducer TonB, producing MNIPSLKKLSVFQLCLLASLAVHAVVLTTRFAQTVDFERLFDEAPLDVILVNSQSDEVPERAQALAQANLAGGGDDADPNKRATSPLPPSAVTQMGDVINEETQRQIDEMLQQQNLMLDQVRSQLAGMHAPDPSQPGQDAERLAREDKRQQLFKLLAEIERRVAEENARPKKRFISPATREVVYAQYYDALRRKIETQGTANFPEVGGQKLYGSLTMMMTVNHDGRVLAVDVAESSGNPTLDRRAMAIARSAGPFEGFEPAMRKRADQIVVVSRFTFTRDQTLQTQLMGDS
- a CDS encoding ribonuclease catalytic domain-containing protein, which encodes MNVLFDEAGKFLAGRILSEAEASAQVELDSGKRVKVKSANQLLRFDKPGPGELIAQAQQLVPSIELALAWEFAPDDEFGFADLAADYFGDAPSLAQQVAALFALHEAPHYFRRAGKGRFKKAPAEIVQQALAAIEKKARIQAEIDTWAQQLAQGQCPEPVATQLYKILFRPDKNAPEYKAVVQAAKATQKPPLTLLQAAGAISSPYQFHWQRFLFEHFPKGTGFPPLSAPAITDTLPLASVQAYSIDDSSTTEIDDALSVQGLGSGTVTVGVHIAAPGLAFGPDSPLDAVARQRLSTVYMPGYKITMLPDEVVEAYTLGEGVPRPAISLYVTFDEASLAITGQRTLLEQVPIYANLRHDKLGGVVTPEWLETDSPTVAPHLDEATLARLTHLRPELSFLHRLARHLKAQREQVRGKPENFNRPDYSFKLVGQNPDADDAVPTGDETVQISVRPRGEALDLIVSEAMILANSTWGTWLGELGVPGIYRSQASMAPGVKVRMGTKALPHAGIGVKSYAWSTSPLRRYVDLVNQWQLIAAARHGATAALAAPFKPKDASLFSIVSSFDTAYSAYNGNQAQMERFWTLRHLQQAGLTELTGAVIKDLPGGAWLVRADDLPLVFPVMGSQLLARGAHVRVALGQVDLISLDVNGTVLERLDDVVTSADEDEDEDAPQAGPLHIAMDVNEAEGADTPAPTPS
- a CDS encoding glycerate kinase, producing MSRRPALTVLVAPSGFKENLSAESVACHLARGVQQAMPDAEVLTAPLADGGEGFTQALVQATQGRLIPVRVTGPLGDSLPSFFGLLGNRHRTAVIEMAAAAGLRLVPRERRNPMLTTSRGVGELIRAALDAGAERILLGCGDSGVNDGGAGMAQALGARLLDAQGRELGPGGGELARLHRIDLSGLDPRLQQVQLDAAVNWHNVLLGPRGVARVFGPQKGATPAQVDQLDLAMTRWAEVIHRDLGQAIGQAPGAGASGGLGAGVAALLGGRLHPRFDIVMNDLQLDELLDRADLVITAEGSLDAQTPYGKVPAEVARRAKLRGLPVIALAGTLGPGADLNLAHGIDACASIVPGPCSLDEAMARSPHWLERAAADALRMVRIGLDLGQAVGAPGLRPRSRPSVMGQSIPS
- a CDS encoding SLC13 family permease, which translates into the protein MKTGRPMEYIVRWPVIPGMTMFLRRPHAGPGSSPGTAHSGADQGVRRVAGARACPVSGTPAGCGARTAPAAAHALPTGRLALAAALGLASTAAILQLPGWPWPARLSLLAALACLIAWTVLRWADTPVAVAACLALVGLQVVSPLTLAATVVDPLLWLMAGAFVLSAALRLSGVAERLLRLGLGADGQRFDSLCGRLTLLIAATAFVIPSTSARAALLLPLCLGLMPHLSPAQARALALLCPTVILLSAGGVLTGAGAHLVTLDFVRTQGGPAWHWLDWLRLAGPFALGSCALATAVILRAVPPAERRQRVTVATPLAAPAAPTPWTHAQRPVAAIAALAVLGWATGATLGLQPAAVAVIAALAVLTGGTGLQPGRVLRQVEWRLLLFMAASQVLGEALLTSGAASALAAQALNGLALSQAAPGTLYALAAVVAVLAHGVVPSRTARAVVLLPTVVLPLAATGLNPALLAMLVVQGTGFCQTLSASAKPVAVFARVPGGFTPADLLRLASVLAPALVLWLLVHALWVWPALGLR